In the genome of Sciurus carolinensis chromosome 3, mSciCar1.2, whole genome shotgun sequence, one region contains:
- the Rpl23a gene encoding 60S ribosomal protein L23a produces the protein MRFDAISPWERDSETLFTKMAPKAKKEAPAPPKAEAKAKALKAKKAVLKGVHSHKKKKIRTSPTFRRPKTLRLRRQPKYPRKSAPRRNKLDHYAIIKFPLTTESAMKKIEDNNTLVFIVDVKANKHQIKQAVKKLYDIDVAKVNTLIRPDGEKKAYVRLAPDYDALDVANKIGII, from the exons ATGAGATTTGACGCTATAAGCCCATGGGAACGGGACTCGGAGACCCTTTTCACCAAGATGGCGCCGAAAGCTAAGAAGGAAG ctcctgcccctcccaaagctgaagcaaaagcaaaagctttGAAGGCCAAGAAGGCAGTGCTGAAGGGTGTCCACAGCCATAAAAAGAAGAAGATCCGCACATCACCTACCTTCCGGCGACCCAAGACGTTGCGGCTCCGGAGGCAGCCCAAATATCCTCGGAAGAGCGCCCCCAGGAGAAACAA GCTTGACCACTATGCCATCATTAAGTTCCCCCTGACCACTGAGTCGGCCATGAAGAAGATTGAAGACAACAACACACTTGTGTTCATTGTGGATGTCAAGGCCAACAAACACCAGATCAAACAAGCTGTAAAGAAGCTCTATGACATTGATGTGGCCAAGGTTAACACCCTGATTAG GCCTGATGGAGAGAAGAAGGCGTACGTTCGACTGGCTCCTGATTATGATGCTTTGGATGTTGCCAACAAA attgggATCATCTAA